In Spinacia oleracea cultivar Varoflay chromosome 5, BTI_SOV_V1, whole genome shotgun sequence, a single window of DNA contains:
- the LOC130461925 gene encoding uncharacterized protein translates to MFERLARVKPPYFKGQSDLTFLENRIREFEKQFEAVSCPMSMRVGQAVLYLKDEADLWWRENETRLSTAERFNWDSFVVALREKFYPPFITKRKAQEFINLGMGSMTIAEYYSKFIALSKFTPEVVAIEEIKAQMFEQGLTDEIQLELGGETFIPLENAYERTAHIHGLQSRRDKKNVVGEKRKEFDAGKNRGNFKKNRNVNRNESGNGNFQGRSNQGHHNNSNQSKRVHHCKMCSSNHPGKNCNGELVTCNYCQKKGHREYECFTKHRKEQNSNKAGNQVRFNQSGGQNSKPGGAQNNQENYNKPANDNNNPNKAPGKLYMMNQNEDERSADIDSGGEFSVGDF, encoded by the exons atgtttgaaagacttgcTAGGGTTAAaccaccatacttcaagggaCAATCAGACCTTACCTTCTTAGAAAAtaggattagggagtttgagaaacagtttgaggctgtgagttgccctaTGAGTATGAGAGtaggtcaagctgtcctttacctaaaagatgaagccgatctgtggtggagagagaatgaaACTAGGCTAAGTACTGCCGAGagatttaattgggactcatttgttgttgcattgagggaaaagttttatcctccttttattacaaaacgaaaagcgcaggaattcataaaccttgggatggggagtatgaccatcgctgaatattatagcaaatttatagcgttGTCGAAGTTtacacctgaggttgtagccatagaggagataaaggctcagatgtttgagcaagggttgaccgatgagatccagttggaattaggtggagaaacctttatACCTTTAGAGAATGCGTATGAGAGAACCGCCCATATTCATGGTTtacagtctagaagggacaagaaaaatgttgttggggagaaaagaaaagagtttgatGCTGGGAAAAACCGAGGGAATTTCAAGAAGAATAGAAACGTGAATAGGAATGAgagtggaaatggaaattttcagGGAAGAAgcaatcaggggcaccacaacaattcgaaccaatctaagagagtgcatcattgcaagatgtgcagtagcaatcaccctggtaagaactgcaacggagaattagtgacctgcaactattgtcaaaaaaagggacatagggagtatgagtgcttcactaagcacagaaaggaacaaaatagtaataaagctggaaaccaagtgaggtttaaccagtctggaggtcaaaattcaaagcctggaggggcacaaaacaatcaagagaactataataagcctgcaaatgataacaacaacccgaataaggctccaggaaagttgtacatgatgaatcagaatgaggatgaacgatctgccgatatagattctg gtggagaattctccgtaggcgacttttga